One Streptomyces sp. CNQ-509 DNA window includes the following coding sequences:
- a CDS encoding DUF2752 domain-containing protein, whose protein sequence is MSARTAATAPLRRLAPPLAALACAAAGLAAVGAADPNEPGRYPPCPVLAYTGLACPGCGGLRCAYALAHGDAAGALGANALAAAGAAVLGVALLGWLLAAVRPLPRALPRIRIPARLPVGPVLFALVAAFTLLRNLPFGAALGP, encoded by the coding sequence GTGTCCGCCCGTACCGCCGCGACCGCCCCGCTACGGCGCCTCGCGCCCCCGCTCGCCGCGCTGGCCTGCGCCGCCGCCGGCCTCGCCGCGGTCGGCGCCGCCGACCCGAACGAGCCCGGCCGCTACCCGCCCTGCCCCGTCCTCGCGTACACGGGCCTGGCCTGCCCCGGCTGCGGCGGCCTGCGCTGCGCGTACGCGCTCGCCCACGGCGACGCGGCCGGAGCGCTCGGCGCCAACGCCCTCGCGGCCGCGGGCGCGGCCGTCCTCGGCGTCGCCCTGCTGGGCTGGCTCCTCGCCGCCGTACGCCCCCTCCCGCGCGCGCTCCCGCGGATCCGGATCCCGGCGCGACTGCCCGTGGGGCCGGTGCTGTTCGCGCTGGTCGCAGCGTTTACGCTGCTGCGGAACCTGCCGTTCGGGGCGGCGCTGGGACCGTAG
- the trpM gene encoding tryptophan biosynthesis modulator TrpM: MSTHAERSHPPRGAAAGGGAALASVRQGGGVLAPGCRPRGCRAPARRVRGRRVRYHIGAEPGQINGMRWHAACPHAVRHPFRPRISHARRILHP, from the coding sequence GTGAGCACGCACGCGGAGCGCTCCCACCCGCCGCGGGGCGCGGCGGCCGGCGGCGGCGCCGCGCTCGCCTCCGTCCGCCAGGGGGGAGGTGTCCTCGCCCCCGGGTGCCGGCCGCGTGGCTGCCGGGCTCCCGCGCGGCGGGTGCGCGGGCGGCGGGTGAGGTACCACATCGGGGCCGAGCCGGGCCAGATCAACGGCATGCGATGGCACGCGGCGTGTCCCCACGCCGTCCGTCATCCGTTCCGACCGAGGATCAGTCATGCCCGCAGAATTCTTCATCCCTGA
- a CDS encoding HGxxPAAW family protein, translating to MAENHDHGHTPAAWTAVVIIFIGFCVSGALMVMDQPLLFWLSLAIIPIGGVVGAVMRGMGMGKKPLPPVRTAGE from the coding sequence ATGGCGGAGAACCACGACCACGGACACACGCCGGCCGCATGGACCGCGGTGGTCATCATCTTCATCGGGTTCTGCGTTTCGGGCGCTCTGATGGTGATGGACCAGCCCCTGCTCTTCTGGCTGAGCCTGGCCATCATCCCCATCGGCGGCGTGGTCGGCGCCGTGATGCGCGGCATGGGCATGGGCAAGAAGCCGCTGCCGCCGGTGCGCACCGCCGGCGAGTAG
- the trpC gene encoding indole-3-glycerol phosphate synthase TrpC yields the protein MSVLDEIIDGVREDLAERQARVGLDELKERAARAPQARDGVAALRGDSVTVVCEVKRSSPSKGALAAIADPAALAADYEAGGAAVISVLTEQRRFGGSLADLEAVRAKVDLPVLRKDFVVTSYQLWEARAYGADLVLLIVAALEQEALVSLVERAESIGLTPLVEVHDEEETERAVAAGAKIIGVNARNLKTLEVDRGNFGRVAPEIPDHIVKIAESGVRGPHDLIAYANDGADAVLVGESLVTGKDPRAAVADLVAAGAHPALRHGRG from the coding sequence GTGAGTGTGCTCGACGAGATCATTGACGGCGTGCGCGAGGACCTCGCCGAGCGGCAGGCCCGGGTCGGCCTCGACGAGCTGAAGGAGCGCGCCGCCAGAGCCCCCCAGGCGCGCGACGGCGTGGCCGCGCTGCGCGGCGACAGCGTCACCGTCGTCTGCGAGGTCAAGCGTTCCAGCCCGTCCAAGGGCGCGCTCGCGGCGATCGCCGACCCGGCCGCGCTCGCCGCGGACTACGAGGCGGGCGGCGCCGCCGTCATCAGCGTCCTCACCGAGCAGCGCCGCTTCGGCGGCTCGCTGGCGGACCTGGAGGCCGTGCGCGCCAAGGTGGACCTGCCGGTGCTGCGCAAGGACTTCGTGGTCACGTCGTACCAGCTCTGGGAGGCGCGGGCGTACGGCGCCGACCTGGTGCTGCTGATCGTCGCGGCGCTGGAGCAGGAGGCGCTGGTCTCGCTGGTGGAGCGGGCCGAGTCCATCGGGCTCACGCCCCTGGTCGAGGTGCACGACGAGGAGGAGACCGAGCGGGCGGTGGCCGCCGGGGCGAAGATCATCGGCGTGAATGCGCGGAACCTCAAGACGCTCGAGGTGGACCGCGGCAACTTCGGCCGGGTGGCCCCCGAGATCCCCGACCACATCGTCAAGATCGCCGAGTCCGGCGTGCGCGGCCCGCACGACCTCATCGCGTACGCGAACGACGGCGCCGACGCCGTGCTCGTCGGCGAGTCCCTGGTCACCGGCAAGGACCCGCGCGCCGCCGTCGCCGACCTCGTCGCCGCGGGCGCCCACCCCGCGCTGCGCCACGGGCGGGGCTGA